The following are encoded together in the Actinomycetota bacterium genome:
- a CDS encoding MBL fold metallo-hydrolase: protein DETWVYPGHGHDTTLGTERPHLAEWRARQW from the coding sequence CCGATGAGACGTGGGTCTACCCGGGACACGGGCATGACACAACCTTGGGCACCGAACGACCACATCTGGCCGAATGGCGCGCGCGTCAGTGGTGA